The following coding sequences are from one Humulus lupulus chromosome X, drHumLupu1.1, whole genome shotgun sequence window:
- the LOC133805349 gene encoding uncharacterized protein LOC133805349 has protein sequence MEELRSAMEEHMDQMADLVQKLSAELRTGLRPAYDNFIGFFHAIDWKEPWLMGLLGFHFLLLLTTIASRKNLNFQMILFLLSLAGVFLAERLNSLLGKNWKSFAGQNYFDPNGVFLSVLWSGPLLFIAIIILINTLFSLCHLIVRWKRAELRQRARLSRNKQE, from the exons ATGGAGGAGCTGAGATCCGCAATGGAGGAACACATGGATCAAATGGCCGATCTTGTTCAGAAACTCTCCGCCGAACTCCGTACCGGTCTTCGACCTGCTTACGATAATTTCATCGGTTTCTTTCACGCCATCGATTGGAAg GAACCTTGGCTTATGGGCTTACTGGGATTCCATTTCTTGTTGCTGCTGACAACCATTGCTTCAAGGAAAAATCTCAATTTTCAGATGATTCTCTTTCTTCTGTCAT TGGCTGGTGTATTTCTCGCTGAGAGGCTCAATAGTCTCCTTGGAAAGAACTGGAAGAGCTTCGCTGGCCAGAACTATTTTGATCCAAATGGAGTTTTTCTCTCTGTGCTTTGGTCTGGGCCTCTTCTCTTCATTGCAATCATAATTTTG ATCAACACACTCTTTTCCTTGTGTCACCTCATTGTTCGGTGGAAGAGAGCAGAACTTAGACAACGAGCAAGGCTTTCCCGTAATAAGCAAGAATAA
- the LOC133805348 gene encoding uncharacterized protein LOC133805348, which yields MENPDTETTRSLPPEQEPDSKKPKMSTATTSDDEHTTTATTDDTKKPRYKRRKVAIFFAYCGVGYQGMQKNPGAKTIEGDLEEGLYHAGAVPEHDRNNPKRYDWARSARTDKGVSAVGQVVSGRFYVDPPGFVDRLNANLSPQIRIFGYKRVTGSFNAKKFCDRRRYVYLIPLFALDPNSHPNRESVMASLGSGNELFKCHECSERGRKVVGLMGKRNYELRGSSFELDISSNTESAKVDSALGEDIDISSINGNASDPNSKSIKEIQSENGDAGSNKVQNEVLDSNEGNAAKDTTGDVEEISGEDNPVKKSNFSYGENEKERFNRILNYYVGTHNFHNFTTRTKAEDPAAWRFIISFNANTIVTVEGMEFIKCEVVGQSFMLHQIRKLIGLAVAVMRNCAPESLIEKALQKDVNMNVPTAPEVGLYLDECFFTSYNEKWKDSHEELSMKEYEQEASDFKMKHIYSHIALTEQKEGVVALWLHSLNHRNYPDLQVVNDENETNKISSEAEKSTAE from the coding sequence ATGGAAAACCCTGATACAGAAACGACAAGATCTCTACCACCGGAACAAGAACCAGACTCCAAGAAGCCTAAGATGTCCACGGCCACCACTTCAGATGACGAACACACCACTACTGCTACCACCGACGACACAAAGAAACCAAGATACAAGCGCCGAAAGGTTGCAATTTTCTTTGCTTATTGCGGTGTCGGATACCAAGGTATGCAGAAAAACCCAGGCGCCAAAACCATCGAGGGTGATCTTGAGGAAGGACTCTATCACGCCGGCGCCGTTCCGGAACATGATCGTAATAACCCCAAACGCTATGATTGGGCTCGGTCGGCCCGTACCGATAAGGGCGTCAGCGCTGTGGGGCAAGTGGTCTCCGGCCGGTTCTACGTGGATCCACCCGGCTTTGTCGACCGCCTCAATGCCAATCTTTCCCCGCAGATTCGGATATTTGGGTACAAGCGTGTGACGGGTTCTTTTAACGCCAAAAAGTTTTGTGATCGGAGAAGGTATGTGTATCTTATTCCACTGTTTGCTCTTGATCCAAATTCGCATCCTAACAGGGAGAGCGTAATGGCTAGTTTGGGATCTGGGAATGAGCTCTTTAAGTGCCATGAATGCTCTGAGAGGGGGCGCAAGGTTGTCGGGTTAATGGGCAAGCGTAATTATGAATTAAGAGGTTCGAGTTTTGAGCTGGACATATCATCGAACACTGAGAGTGCTAAGGTAGACTCCGCGCTTGGCGAAGACATTGACATTTCTTCAATAAATGGTAATGCCAGTGATCCAAATTCGAAGTCGATAAAGGAAATTCAATCCGAAAATGGGGATGCTGGAAGCAACAAGGTTCAAAATGAAGTCTTGGACTCGAACGAGGGTAATGCTGCAAAGGACACTACTGGCGATGTAGAAGAGATTAGTGGAGAGGATAACCCTGTAAAGAAAAGTAACTTCTCTTATGGTGAGAATGAGAAAGAAAGATTTAATAGAATTCTGAACTATTATGTGGGGACTCATAACTTCCATAACTTTACCACCAGAACAAAAGCCGAAGACCCTGCAGCTTGGCGCTTCATCATTTCGTTCAATGCTAATACCATAGTAACAGTTGAAGGCATGGAATTTATCAAGTGTGAGGTGGTGGGACAGAGCTTCATGCTTCATCAGATCAGGAAGCTGATTGGGCTTGCTGTGGCAGTGATGAGGAACTGTGCCCCCGAGTCATTGATAGAGAAGGCCCTGCAAAAGGATGTTAACATGAATGTGCCAACGGCCCCTGAAGTTGGGTTGTACTTGGATGAGTGTTTCTTTACATCATATAACGAAAAGTGGAAAGACAGTCATGAAGAGCTATCgatgaaagagtatgaacaagaGGCGTCAGACTTCAAAATGAAGCATATATACTCTCATATTGCATTGACAGAGCAGAAGGAGGGCGTGGTGGCTCTATGGTTGCACTCTCTCAACCACCGGAACTATCCGGATTTACAAGTTGTTAATGATGAAAATGAAACTAACAAGATTAGTAGTGAAGCAGAGAAGAGCACGGCTGAGTGA